A single genomic interval of Streptomyces graminofaciens harbors:
- a CDS encoding DedA family protein, whose translation MLESLGSLAAGPWIYAVVAASILLDVFLPVLPSGVLVVAAATAAAAGTAAGAMPWDGPDILILMLSATTASVLGDLAAYRLAWQGSERLDRAIARSRRLTTAQERLGTALARGGGILVVVARFAPAGRSVVSLGWGAARRRTRDFLPWSALAGMAWAAYSVALGYFGAQWLGATWLATGVSLAALFGAGAGAGYLMRRPALQG comes from the coding sequence GTGCTTGAGAGTCTGGGGTCGCTGGCGGCAGGCCCATGGATCTACGCCGTCGTGGCCGCGTCCATTCTCCTGGACGTCTTTCTACCGGTGCTGCCGAGCGGAGTCCTGGTGGTGGCGGCCGCCACGGCGGCAGCGGCGGGTACCGCGGCGGGAGCGATGCCGTGGGACGGGCCGGACATCCTGATCCTGATGCTCTCGGCGACGACGGCCTCGGTACTGGGCGACCTGGCGGCGTACCGCCTCGCCTGGCAGGGCAGTGAGCGGCTGGACCGCGCGATCGCCCGCTCCCGCCGACTGACCACGGCGCAGGAACGTCTCGGCACGGCGCTCGCCCGTGGCGGCGGCATCCTGGTGGTCGTCGCCCGCTTCGCCCCCGCGGGCCGTTCCGTCGTCTCCCTCGGCTGGGGCGCCGCGCGGCGCCGGACCCGTGACTTCCTCCCGTGGTCCGCGCTGGCCGGCATGGCGTGGGCCGCGTACAGCGTGGCGCTCGGCTATTTCGGCGCCCAGTGGCTGGGCGCGACGTGGCTGGCGACGGGGGTGTCACTGGCGGCGTTGTTCGGGGCGGGCGCGGGAGCGGGGTACCTGATGCGCCGACCGGCTTTGCAGGGCTAG
- a CDS encoding DUF2277 domain-containing protein, translating into MCRSIKTLRPPVLPEEATEDDIRAAALQYVRKVSGFRAPAAHNREVFDRAVDAIAAATAELLEGLEVRGAAKRAG; encoded by the coding sequence ATGTGCCGCAGCATCAAGACTCTCCGCCCGCCGGTCCTGCCCGAAGAGGCCACCGAGGACGACATCCGTGCCGCCGCCCTTCAGTACGTCCGCAAGGTCTCCGGCTTCCGTGCGCCCGCCGCGCACAACCGGGAGGTGTTCGACCGCGCGGTGGACGCGATCGCCGCCGCGACGGCCGAACTCCTGGAGGGGTTGGAGGTCCGGGGCGCCGCGAAGCGCGCCGGGTAG
- a CDS encoding ketopantoate reductase family protein, with protein MTKDRITVAVLGPGGVGGLLAALLVRAGNRVICLAGDETARALDAEGILVRSPRFGEFTARVETAAELREPVDACLVAVKHTSLGAALDRLPAHALGNDTLVVPFLNGVEHPAALRARYGTTPVAPAAIRVESTRVVPGVIEHTSPFVEVDLTGAPEVVPRKLLNSLAGALEWAGVTTRVLDDETATLWAKMSFLAPFALLTTRYGLPLGEIRARHREELVALVEETTRVSGAVGAPMDPAGTLARYDAFAPTTKSSMQRDAEAGRPLELDAIGGALLRAAERHGVPVPVAERVVGELREKY; from the coding sequence ATGACGAAGGACCGAATCACGGTGGCGGTGCTGGGCCCCGGCGGCGTAGGGGGCCTGCTGGCCGCGCTGCTGGTGCGGGCGGGCAACCGGGTGATCTGCCTGGCCGGGGACGAGACGGCCCGGGCCCTGGACGCGGAGGGCATCCTCGTCCGCAGCCCCCGCTTCGGCGAGTTCACGGCCCGCGTGGAAACCGCCGCCGAACTGCGCGAACCCGTCGACGCCTGCCTCGTCGCCGTGAAGCACACAAGCCTCGGCGCCGCCCTGGACCGCCTCCCCGCGCACGCCCTCGGCAACGACACCCTCGTCGTACCGTTCCTGAACGGCGTCGAGCACCCGGCGGCCCTGCGCGCCCGCTACGGCACCACGCCCGTCGCCCCGGCGGCGATCCGCGTCGAGTCCACCCGGGTCGTTCCGGGGGTGATCGAGCACACCAGCCCCTTCGTGGAGGTCGACCTGACCGGCGCCCCGGAGGTGGTACCGAGGAAGCTCCTCAACTCCCTTGCCGGCGCGCTGGAATGGGCCGGTGTGACCACCCGCGTCCTGGACGACGAGACGGCGACGCTGTGGGCGAAGATGTCGTTCCTCGCCCCGTTCGCGCTGCTGACCACCCGCTACGGGCTGCCGCTGGGCGAGATCCGCGCCCGGCACCGCGAGGAACTGGTCGCCCTGGTCGAGGAGACCACCAGGGTGAGCGGCGCCGTCGGCGCCCCCATGGACCCGGCCGGGACCCTGGCCCGCTACGACGCCTTCGCCCCCACCACCAAGTCCTCCATGCAGCGCGACGCCGAGGCCGGCCGCCCCCTCGAACTGGACGCGATCGGCGGCGCGTTGCTGCGCGCGGCCGAGCGCCACGGTGTTCCGGTGCCGGTGGCGGAGCGGGTGGTCGGGGAGCTGCGGGAGAAGTACTAA
- a CDS encoding LysR family transcriptional regulator: protein MTLDDLRVFVAVCRAGSLSAVARELGCTQSAVSQHVRRLEREVGVGLVERQARGVVPTKAGRLLQEAAAEGIAGLDLALRRLAELVRGDGGVVRIATGGTTVRHFMTEGIVDFRRSYPGVALEFHTVRSSGGCRDALADPALDLDLAWVTLGPAVRGLEQRAVARLPWVLAVRADDELAGRERIEGDELAGLRLIGLPKNSTSYAHLDAAYRELGIKVAASGAGVADWDTAILLAELGVGHAVVPALPGWTGPGHPGLRFVPVPDLPPLTVGWAVRRWEALSPPARAFADTVARHVVRAGERVGGVR from the coding sequence GTGACCCTCGATGATCTGCGTGTCTTCGTCGCCGTGTGCCGGGCCGGGAGTCTCAGTGCGGTGGCCCGGGAGTTGGGGTGCACCCAGTCGGCGGTGAGTCAGCATGTGCGGCGGCTGGAGCGGGAGGTCGGCGTCGGGCTGGTGGAGCGGCAGGCCCGCGGTGTGGTGCCCACCAAGGCCGGGCGGTTGCTCCAGGAGGCGGCCGCCGAGGGGATCGCCGGGCTCGACCTCGCGCTGCGGCGGCTGGCCGAGCTGGTGCGGGGCGACGGAGGGGTCGTACGGATCGCCACCGGCGGCACGACCGTGCGGCACTTCATGACGGAGGGGATCGTCGACTTCCGGCGGTCGTATCCGGGGGTGGCGCTGGAGTTCCACACCGTACGGTCGAGCGGTGGCTGCCGCGACGCGCTGGCGGACCCCGCTCTCGATCTCGACCTCGCCTGGGTCACCCTGGGGCCCGCCGTGCGCGGCCTCGAACAGCGGGCCGTGGCCCGGCTGCCCTGGGTGCTCGCCGTACGCGCCGACGACGAACTCGCGGGCCGGGAGCGGATAGAGGGCGACGAACTGGCCGGGCTACGGCTGATCGGACTGCCGAAGAACTCCACGTCCTACGCCCATCTCGATGCCGCCTACCGGGAGTTGGGCATCAAGGTCGCCGCCTCCGGCGCCGGTGTCGCCGACTGGGACACCGCGATCCTGCTCGCCGAACTAGGCGTCGGTCACGCCGTCGTCCCCGCCCTGCCGGGCTGGACCGGGCCCGGCCACCCCGGTCTGCGGTTCGTGCCCGTACCGGATCTGCCGCCGCTCACGGTCGGTTGGGCGGTACGACGCTGGGAGGCGCTGTCACCGCCCGCACGGGCGTTCGCGGACACGGTGGCTCGGCATGTGGTGCGGGCGGGGGAGCGGGTGGGCGGGGTGCGTTAG
- a CDS encoding FAD/NAD(P)-binding protein has translation MRPTRTGVTPLSETSDATARDAKPTEVGIALVGAGPRGTSVLERLCASAPELLRPGTRLTVHVVDPAPPGPGQVWRTEQSPHLLMNTVASQVTLFTDESVDCSGPIRPGPSLHEWARGELGPDEYPTRAHYGRYLEWVFAEVVRGAPPAIRVETHPTRAVRLDDTPDGRQRLTLATGRVLTGLAAVVLTQGHLPTVPDRAERDLTAYAELHGLHHVPPANPADVDLSPVEPGEPVLLRGLGLNFFDHMALLTTGRGGRFVPDGDRGLRYLPSGREPRLYAGSRRGVPYQARGDNAKGPYGRHTPLVLTPEVIAGFRKRADSGEAPDFLAEIWPLMAKEVETVYYEGLLRDTAGRDRFRDGFLSAPHRGARETAVLDEFGIAEADRWSWDRVSRPYTGRTFPDPTAWRDWLLAYLREDADQAALGNVEGPVKAALDVLRDLRNELRLIVDHGGLTGASRREHLDRWYTPLNAFLSIGPPRSRIEEMSALIEAGVLTVLGPRLEVRPEDGAWRAHSPDVPGSAVRVTTVIEARLPEPDLRRTADELLARLLKTGQCRPHRITEPEGDDSYETGGLDVTPRPYHLIDRKGVAHTQRFAFGVPTEGVHWVTAAGARPGVDSVTLSDADAVARAVLRAAIPHLKHHGHAKSWPNVELASID, from the coding sequence ATGCGCCCCACACGCACGGGAGTTACGCCCTTGTCCGAGACCAGTGACGCCACCGCCCGTGACGCGAAACCCACCGAGGTCGGCATCGCCCTCGTCGGCGCCGGCCCGCGCGGCACCAGCGTCCTGGAGCGCCTGTGCGCCTCCGCGCCCGAACTGCTCCGCCCGGGCACACGCCTGACGGTCCATGTCGTCGACCCGGCACCGCCCGGCCCCGGCCAGGTGTGGCGCACCGAGCAGTCCCCGCATCTGCTGATGAACACCGTGGCCTCGCAGGTCACCCTGTTCACCGACGAGAGCGTGGACTGCTCGGGGCCGATACGGCCGGGCCCGAGTCTGCACGAGTGGGCGCGCGGCGAGCTGGGCCCCGACGAGTACCCGACCCGCGCCCACTACGGCCGCTATCTGGAGTGGGTCTTCGCCGAGGTGGTGCGCGGCGCGCCGCCCGCGATACGGGTCGAGACCCACCCCACCCGCGCGGTCCGCCTCGACGACACCCCCGACGGCCGGCAGCGCCTGACTCTCGCCACCGGCCGCGTCCTCACCGGCCTCGCCGCCGTGGTCCTCACCCAGGGCCATCTGCCCACGGTCCCCGACCGGGCGGAGCGCGACCTCACCGCGTACGCCGAACTGCACGGCCTGCACCACGTCCCGCCCGCCAACCCGGCGGACGTCGACCTCTCGCCCGTCGAGCCCGGCGAGCCGGTCCTCCTGCGTGGCCTCGGCCTCAACTTCTTCGACCACATGGCCCTGCTGACCACCGGCCGGGGCGGCCGCTTCGTGCCCGACGGCGACCGGGGCCTGCGCTACCTCCCCTCCGGCCGCGAGCCGCGCCTGTACGCGGGCTCCCGGCGCGGGGTGCCGTACCAGGCGCGCGGCGACAACGCCAAAGGGCCGTACGGCCGTCACACCCCGCTCGTACTGACCCCCGAGGTGATCGCCGGCTTCCGCAAGCGCGCGGACTCCGGGGAGGCGCCCGACTTCCTCGCGGAGATATGGCCGTTGATGGCGAAGGAGGTGGAGACGGTCTATTACGAGGGGCTGTTGAGGGACACGGCCGGGCGTGACCGCTTCCGCGACGGCTTCCTCTCCGCGCCCCATCGCGGCGCCCGGGAAACCGCCGTACTGGACGAGTTCGGGATCGCGGAGGCCGACCGCTGGTCCTGGGACCGGGTGTCACGGCCGTACACGGGACGTACGTTCCCGGACCCGACGGCCTGGCGGGACTGGCTGCTGGCGTATCTCCGCGAGGACGCCGACCAGGCCGCGCTCGGCAATGTGGAGGGGCCGGTGAAGGCCGCGCTCGACGTGCTGCGGGATCTGCGCAACGAGCTGCGGCTGATCGTCGACCACGGCGGGCTGACCGGCGCGTCCCGCCGTGAGCATCTGGACCGCTGGTACACGCCACTGAACGCGTTCCTGTCCATCGGTCCGCCCCGCAGCCGTATCGAGGAGATGTCCGCGCTGATCGAGGCCGGCGTGCTGACGGTCCTCGGCCCCCGGCTGGAGGTACGGCCCGAGGACGGGGCCTGGCGGGCCCACTCCCCCGACGTACCGGGCTCGGCCGTCCGCGTGACGACCGTGATCGAGGCCCGTCTCCCGGAGCCGGACCTGCGCAGGACCGCCGACGAGCTGCTGGCCCGGCTACTGAAGACGGGCCAGTGCCGCCCGCACCGGATCACCGAGCCGGAGGGGGACGACTCCTACGAGACCGGCGGTCTCGATGTGACACCGCGCCCGTATCACCTGATAGACCGAAAAGGTGTCGCGCACACACAGCGGTTCGCGTTCGGCGTGCCCACGGAGGGCGTGCACTGGGTGACCGCGGCGGGCGCCCGGCCCGGTGTGGATTCAGTCACGCTTTCGGATGCCGACGCGGTGGCGAGAGCCGTTCTACGTGCGGCGATACCGCATCTGAAACATCATGGACACGCCAAGAGCTGGCCAAATGTTGAACTTGCAAGCATTGATTAG
- a CDS encoding DoxX family protein, whose product MTGRLNSAQPYALGVFRIVVGLLFLCHGAGKLFGVLGGADGQGGTVSAGTWPGWYAAVIELVGGSLVLLGLGTRIAAFIASGAMAYAYFKVHQPGALWPIQNGGEGAALYCWAMFLLIFTGSGALGLDQFLGKRGASTASKADAKSAPVAA is encoded by the coding sequence ATGACCGGACGCCTCAACAGCGCCCAGCCATACGCTCTCGGCGTGTTCCGCATCGTCGTCGGCCTGCTCTTCCTCTGCCACGGCGCAGGCAAGCTCTTCGGCGTCCTCGGCGGCGCCGACGGCCAGGGCGGCACCGTGTCCGCGGGCACCTGGCCCGGCTGGTACGCGGCCGTCATCGAACTCGTCGGCGGCAGCCTGGTCCTGCTCGGCCTCGGCACCCGCATCGCGGCGTTCATCGCCTCCGGCGCCATGGCCTACGCCTACTTCAAGGTCCACCAGCCCGGCGCCCTGTGGCCCATCCAGAACGGCGGCGAGGGCGCGGCACTGTACTGCTGGGCCATGTTCCTGCTGATCTTCACCGGCTCCGGCGCGCTCGGCCTCGACCAGTTCCTCGGCAAGCGCGGGGCCTCGACGGCAAGCAAGGCTGACGCGAAGAGCGCGCCGGTCGCGGCCTGA